One genomic window of Inquilinus sp. KBS0705 includes the following:
- a CDS encoding ATP-binding cassette domain-containing protein, translating to MIDAAIEKRLKAYNGEQTLQIKKQFAKGSITRITGPSGVGKTTFLKMLAGLITPDSGIIKVDDLTWFSAEQKINLPPQQRRPGFVFQDYALFPNMTVKAHLSYACDDAPWISELLEIGKLDNFGSHKPDHLSGGQQQRLAILRALAIKPKVLLMDEPFSALDIQMKTTLIADLRPLFTRLGTTTLIVSHNPHELDGLINDELEIA from the coding sequence ATGATAGACGCTGCTATTGAAAAAAGACTGAAAGCTTACAACGGCGAGCAAACCCTGCAAATAAAAAAACAATTTGCAAAGGGAAGCATCACCCGTATTACGGGGCCATCAGGTGTAGGCAAAACCACTTTTTTAAAAATGCTGGCGGGGCTAATAACGCCCGATAGCGGCATTATTAAGGTTGATGACCTTACCTGGTTTAGTGCCGAACAAAAAATCAACCTGCCACCCCAGCAGCGCCGGCCCGGTTTTGTATTTCAGGATTACGCCCTATTTCCTAATATGACGGTTAAGGCGCACTTAAGTTATGCCTGTGATGATGCCCCCTGGATAAGCGAACTGTTAGAAATTGGCAAATTGGATAATTTTGGCAGCCACAAACCCGATCACTTATCGGGCGGGCAGCAGCAGCGGCTGGCCATATTACGCGCGCTGGCCATTAAGCCCAAGGTTTTGCTGATGGATGAACCATTTTCGGCGCTGGATATACAAATGAAAACCACACTGATAGCCGACCTGCGCCCGTTATTTACCCGACTGGGTACTACCACCCTGATTGTAAGCCATAACCCGCATGAGCTGGATGGCCTTATTAATGACGAACTGGAGATAGCGTAG
- a CDS encoding AhpC/TSA family protein, with translation MMKKYILILSVMLFAVQVMAQTGLKKGDTAPAFTVTDVAGKTIGLKQLLKQHKSVVLFFYRGQWCPYCNKQIQHLQDSLLQLTAKGAYVVGVTPETGDNIQKTVDKTHASFTIVQDKGYKIMKSYGVNYVLDDATVVKYRGFGLDLDKNNGNTDHVLPVPATYVINSLGKIAFVHFDKDYTKRASVKEILATL, from the coding sequence ATGATGAAAAAATATATACTAATACTATCGGTAATGCTGTTTGCAGTGCAGGTAATGGCGCAAACCGGCCTTAAAAAAGGTGATACTGCGCCCGCATTTACCGTAACCGACGTTGCCGGTAAAACCATAGGCTTAAAGCAATTGCTTAAGCAGCACAAATCTGTTGTGTTATTTTTTTACAGGGGTCAGTGGTGCCCTTACTGTAATAAGCAAATACAACACCTGCAAGACTCCTTACTACAATTAACTGCTAAAGGCGCTTACGTTGTTGGTGTAACGCCCGAAACCGGCGATAACATCCAAAAAACAGTTGATAAAACACACGCGTCTTTTACAATAGTACAGGATAAGGGGTATAAAATAATGAAAAGCTATGGGGTAAATTATGTTTTAGATGATGCTACCGTAGTTAAATACAGGGGCTTCGGGCTCGATCTGGATAAAAACAATGGTAACACCGATCATGTATTACCGGTGCCTGCTACTTATGTTATTAATAGTTTAGGTAAGATCGCTTTTGTGCATTTTGATAAAGATTATACCAAACGCGCATCAGTAAAAGAAATCTTAGCAACGCTGTAA
- a CDS encoding sigma-70 family RNA polymerase sigma factor: MDELISAPTAHSLDPNNWVSAYADYLYAYTIMRVRNEEQARDLVQETFLSALEGMHRFAGKSNERTWLTAILKNKIIDSYRKKSLGLQVQELSNAETEQQDFFNQADGHWTAAHQPLSFGIDNHDVLANKEFNHILQRCMQKLPALWLSVFTMKHMDDETTDFVCAELKISASNFWVIIHRAKLNLRACLQKNWM, encoded by the coding sequence ATGGATGAATTGATAAGCGCCCCCACCGCACACAGCCTCGACCCCAATAATTGGGTTAGCGCATATGCCGATTATTTGTATGCTTACACCATTATGCGTGTGCGTAACGAAGAGCAGGCCCGGGATCTGGTGCAGGAAACTTTTCTTTCGGCGCTGGAGGGGATGCACCGCTTTGCCGGCAAAAGCAACGAGCGCACCTGGCTTACGGCTATCCTAAAAAATAAGATCATTGATAGCTACCGAAAAAAGTCATTAGGCTTACAGGTGCAGGAACTGAGCAACGCGGAAACAGAGCAGCAAGACTTTTTTAACCAGGCCGATGGACATTGGACAGCGGCGCATCAGCCTTTAAGTTTTGGCATAGACAACCATGACGTACTGGCTAATAAGGAGTTTAACCACATTTTGCAAAGGTGTATGCAAAAACTACCCGCATTATGGCTATCGGTATTTACCATGAAGCATATGGATGATGAAACAACCGATTTTGTATGTGCCGAGCTAAAAATAAGCGCGTCAAATTTTTGGGTCATCATCCATCGCGCTAAACTTAACCTGAGGGCATGCCTTCAAAAAAACTGGATGTAA
- a CDS encoding DUF1223 domain-containing protein → MRSIKISALAICLVITGMVSAAFVIKNNHTTVDKGFAVIELFTSEGCSSCPPADELVARIQKESAGRPVYILAYHVDYWNRLGWKDVFSSADYSHRQGAYAKWLKLNGVYTPQAVVNGSTEMVGSAQGTLRNSITSNLNKTPTVQLSLQNLTVDKHKATIKYTTEGAAQNTTLLLALIQKNATTKVKNGENSGRTLSHVQIVRGIKTVALDKDKTGQADLSLPDDFIAQGWEVIGLVQNTNTGQITAASRVAIAAATMASN, encoded by the coding sequence ATGCGATCAATAAAAATAAGCGCTTTAGCCATATGCCTGGTAATAACCGGGATGGTTTCAGCCGCGTTTGTTATCAAAAACAATCATACGACAGTCGACAAAGGCTTTGCTGTTATAGAACTATTTACATCTGAAGGTTGCTCCAGCTGCCCGCCGGCCGATGAATTGGTGGCGCGCATACAAAAAGAGAGCGCCGGTAGACCTGTTTACATACTTGCCTACCATGTAGATTATTGGAACCGACTGGGTTGGAAAGATGTTTTTAGCAGCGCCGATTACAGCCACAGGCAGGGGGCATATGCCAAATGGTTAAAGCTTAACGGCGTTTATACCCCACAAGCCGTTGTAAATGGAAGCACCGAAATGGTAGGCTCGGCACAAGGCACCTTGCGCAATTCCATAACCAGTAACTTAAACAAAACCCCTACAGTGCAATTATCCTTGCAAAACTTAACGGTAGATAAACATAAGGCTACCATCAAATACACAACCGAAGGCGCAGCCCAAAACACTACCCTGCTTTTAGCGCTCATACAAAAAAATGCTACTACCAAAGTAAAGAACGGGGAAAACAGCGGGCGCACATTATCGCATGTACAGATAGTGCGCGGTATTAAAACCGTAGCACTTGATAAAGACAAAACCGGCCAAGCCGACCTATCACTACCTGATGATTTTATAGCGCAGGGTTGGGAGGTTATAGGGTTAGTGCAAAACACCAACACAGGCCAAATTACTGCGGCATCGCGCGTGGCTATTGCCGCGGCAACCATGGCAAGCAATTAA
- a CDS encoding thiosulfate reductase encodes MRWFHWVNFPLLTIMIWSGLLIYWANDEYSIKLFGHTYYRFFSEGFYQALHIPRRLAEGMSFHFFFMWFFTLNGIFYVLYTLISGSWRQLVPNRHSFKEAWLVVLHDLHIRKMAPPQNKYNAAQRIAYSAIIVMGFSSLITGLAIYKPVQFNTLTWLCGGYHSARVIHFVLTIGYVLFFLIHIIQVILAGWRNFQSVITGFEVVNEPAKTVTQATASDEKK; translated from the coding sequence ATGCGGTGGTTCCATTGGGTAAATTTCCCACTGCTTACTATTATGATATGGAGCGGACTGCTTATATATTGGGCTAACGACGAGTACAGCATTAAACTGTTTGGCCATACCTATTACCGGTTTTTTTCGGAAGGTTTTTACCAGGCACTGCATATTCCGCGCCGCTTAGCCGAGGGCATGTCGTTCCACTTTTTCTTTATGTGGTTTTTTACGCTTAATGGTATCTTTTACGTTTTATATACGCTTATATCCGGCTCGTGGCGGCAACTGGTGCCCAACCGCCATTCGTTTAAAGAGGCCTGGCTGGTAGTACTGCACGATCTGCATATCCGTAAAATGGCACCGCCTCAAAATAAATACAATGCGGCACAGCGTATTGCCTATAGCGCCATTATTGTAATGGGGTTTAGTTCGTTAATTACCGGGCTGGCCATTTATAAACCAGTACAGTTTAACACGCTTACCTGGCTCTGCGGCGGTTACCATTCAGCACGCGTTATACATTTTGTACTTACTATTGGCTACGTACTTTTCTTTTTGATACACATTATACAGGTAATATTAGCCGGCTGGCGAAATTTCCAATCGGTTATTACCGGTTTCGAGGTGGTGAACGAGCCCGCCAAAACAGTTACCCAAGCAACAGCAAGCGATGAAAAAAAATAA
- a CDS encoding molybdopterin-dependent oxidoreductase, translating to MKKNKVKQPLTIEQKIKRRTFLSFGTFAVLSGAAYGGWRWLYTAPKEISTATAGAKAPLRRALNKTELFLRNFFSNNHLVKTYPKERAAKVVRHNSDIGSAGAPPADWQLQVKKHNGEVLNITLNQIKALPKTEIVYDFKCVEGWDQIQYWGGVKFSDFVAHFKLDDQTEYDYVGLATPDNKYYVGLDTPSAMHPQTLLAYEVNAGPLPPKHGAPLRLIIPVKYGIKNLKRIGSITFSNKRPPDYWAEQGYDYYSGL from the coding sequence ATGAAAAAAAATAAGGTAAAACAACCCCTCACTATTGAGCAGAAGATAAAGAGGCGTACCTTTTTATCGTTCGGTACCTTCGCGGTGCTATCGGGTGCCGCTTATGGTGGCTGGCGATGGCTGTATACGGCTCCTAAAGAAATAAGTACTGCAACCGCCGGGGCCAAGGCCCCGCTGCGCAGGGCGCTCAATAAAACGGAACTGTTCCTCCGTAATTTCTTTAGCAATAATCACCTGGTGAAAACATATCCTAAAGAGCGGGCCGCAAAGGTGGTACGCCACAACAGCGATATCGGTTCGGCAGGTGCGCCGCCTGCCGATTGGCAATTACAGGTAAAAAAACATAACGGCGAGGTGCTTAACATTACCCTTAATCAAATAAAGGCCCTGCCTAAAACAGAGATTGTATACGATTTTAAATGCGTAGAGGGCTGGGACCAGATACAATATTGGGGAGGCGTAAAATTCAGCGATTTTGTGGCTCATTTTAAGTTAGACGACCAAACCGAATACGATTATGTTGGCCTGGCTACACCGGATAATAAATACTATGTTGGGCTGGATACGCCCAGCGCCATGCACCCGCAAACCCTATTGGCCTACGAGGTAAATGCCGGGCCATTGCCACCAAAACATGGTGCACCCCTAAGGCTTATTATCCCGGTAAAATATGGCATAAAAAATTTAAAGCGTATTGGTAGTATTACTTTTAGCAATAAGCGCCCGCCCGATTACTGGGCCGAGCAAGGGTACGATTATTACTCGGGTTTGTAG
- a CDS encoding alpha/beta hydrolase, which translates to MKKLVVITALFLLSLLCLVRAPTYHLWLLAIAVTEFPLIFAAIVTMGILAVIWLQKFQKVFLGISVITLLVFLSPVIRAFRVADKLEERFNKAFGLTTDMNKADSPFDLFRVFFSSEATVTYRRLTYTNTTIHLTLDFYPSQIAGNKPCVIVIHGGSWSSGDSQQLPELNSYLANRGYNVASVNYRMAPKYKSPAPVEDVAQAVTYLRSHANSLKIDTNNLVILGRSAGAQIALLYAYTQHNQGVKGVIDFYGPADMVWGYSAPANPWVMDSRGVMERYLGGTYGAVPQNYKASSPIEYVSPNSVPTLIIHGDNDVLVAPEHSRRLNDKLAQNGVPHYYLRLPWATHGFDYNLNGPGGQLSTYCVERFLALTCHTTYKPE; encoded by the coding sequence ATGAAAAAACTGGTGGTTATCACAGCGCTTTTTTTGCTGTCGTTATTATGTTTAGTTAGGGCGCCTACCTATCATTTATGGTTATTGGCCATAGCCGTGACGGAGTTCCCGCTCATATTTGCGGCTATAGTTACCATGGGTATCCTCGCGGTAATATGGCTGCAAAAATTTCAGAAAGTTTTTTTAGGAATTAGCGTTATTACTCTACTTGTTTTTTTATCCCCAGTGATAAGGGCATTCAGGGTTGCCGATAAACTTGAAGAGCGTTTTAACAAGGCGTTTGGCTTAACTACAGATATGAACAAGGCCGATTCGCCTTTTGATCTATTCAGAGTATTCTTTAGTTCCGAGGCTACAGTAACCTACCGTAGGTTAACTTACACCAATACCACCATACACTTAACGCTTGATTTTTACCCCTCGCAAATAGCCGGCAACAAGCCTTGCGTAATAGTAATACATGGCGGATCCTGGAGTAGTGGCGATAGCCAGCAACTGCCCGAGCTAAACAGCTATCTGGCTAACAGGGGCTATAATGTGGCATCGGTTAATTACCGTATGGCACCAAAATACAAAAGCCCCGCCCCTGTTGAAGATGTTGCACAGGCGGTTACCTATCTGCGTAGTCACGCCAATAGTTTAAAAATAGATACCAATAATTTAGTGATACTGGGCCGCTCGGCGGGGGCGCAAATAGCCTTGCTGTATGCCTATACTCAGCACAACCAAGGGGTTAAGGGGGTAATAGATTTTTACGGCCCTGCAGATATGGTTTGGGGCTATTCGGCACCGGCTAACCCTTGGGTAATGGATTCGCGAGGGGTGATGGAACGTTACTTAGGGGGTACTTATGGTGCTGTTCCGCAAAATTATAAAGCCAGCTCACCTATCGAATACGTTAGCCCCAACAGTGTGCCTACTTTAATCATACACGGCGATAATGATGTGCTGGTAGCACCAGAGCATAGCCGCCGCTTAAACGATAAGCTGGCACAAAACGGTGTACCGCATTATTATTTAAGGTTACCCTGGGCAACACACGGGTTTGATTATAACCTAAACGGCCCTGGTGGCCAGCTATCTACCTATTGTGTAGAACGGTTTTTGGCGCTAACATGCCATACTACCTACAAACCCGAGTAA
- a CDS encoding alpha/beta hydrolase: MKKLKQIVAQVKSSAMAPAAELTELLWQLICYPPKMPLRLHQQQLIDEAEKFDFVVNDEYFTHQPLTIRGFKWGQGKTTVLISHGWGSKAADFTEMVTALQQNPDLTILAFDAPACGSSDGELSNLLLFVAGVKGVIEKYGSPDVVIGHSFGAMANVLALQQAGATPKLLISITPFILLQENFIASMTAAEVAPEAQNLFLESFKERYSVPASYYNLNQLYKFDAGLNHWLAYDEHDILLPYSYLHEFLTNNPGIQTTNYNNAGHERIIKLAALIDDVAAHVQQVTAS, encoded by the coding sequence ATGAAAAAATTAAAACAAATTGTTGCCCAGGTTAAATCTTCAGCAATGGCGCCTGCTGCTGAGCTAACAGAATTACTTTGGCAACTAATTTGCTACCCGCCTAAAATGCCCTTGCGCCTTCACCAGCAGCAATTGATAGACGAGGCTGAAAAATTTGATTTTGTTGTTAACGACGAGTACTTTACTCACCAACCCTTAACCATTAGGGGCTTTAAATGGGGGCAGGGCAAAACCACTGTTTTAATAAGCCATGGTTGGGGATCAAAAGCGGCAGACTTTACCGAGATGGTAACCGCCCTTCAACAAAACCCCGATTTAACCATACTGGCATTTGATGCGCCTGCTTGCGGAAGCTCGGATGGAGAGCTATCAAACCTGTTGCTATTTGTGGCCGGAGTTAAGGGTGTTATAGAAAAGTATGGCTCACCAGATGTAGTCATTGGGCACTCGTTTGGGGCAATGGCCAATGTGCTGGCTTTACAACAGGCTGGCGCTACCCCTAAATTGTTAATTAGCATTACTCCTTTTATTTTACTACAGGAAAACTTTATAGCCAGCATGACAGCAGCTGAGGTTGCCCCAGAGGCGCAAAACCTGTTTTTAGAAAGTTTTAAAGAACGTTACAGTGTGCCGGCATCTTATTATAATCTTAACCAGCTTTATAAATTTGATGCTGGCCTTAACCATTGGTTAGCCTATGATGAGCACGACATACTTTTACCTTATTCGTATTTACATGAATTTTTAACTAATAACCCAGGCATCCAAACCACTAATTATAACAATGCCGGGCACGAGCGCATTATTAAATTAGCTGCGCTGATAGACGATGTAGCTGCCCATGTACAACAGGTAACCGCCTCTTAG
- a CDS encoding sugar phosphate isomerase/epimerase, whose translation MTSRRSFLKTTSVLSAGLLMAPNLFARNKKYIGLQLYTVRDAMQKDPTGTLAKVAKVGFNSVEGATYTGTQKFYGMEPAEFSKVLKGNGLIMPSGHYMLGEGMANAKGTITNDWERAVNDAANVGLKYMVCAYLLDSERGTLSHYQETAEKLNKAGEICASAGIQLCYHNHDFEFATQDGQYPYEILLNNTDSNLVKMEMDIYWIYRAKQDPLALFQKYPGRFPLWHVKDMDNTPKQMFTEVGNGVIPFKNIFKHANEAGLEYFFNEQDICPGDPFDSITKSYSYIKSNLA comes from the coding sequence ATGACTTCCAGACGTTCGTTCTTAAAGACCACATCGGTTCTTTCGGCAGGCCTTTTAATGGCCCCTAATTTATTCGCCCGTAATAAAAAATATATAGGCTTACAGTTATATACTGTACGCGATGCAATGCAAAAAGACCCAACGGGCACTTTGGCTAAAGTTGCCAAAGTAGGGTTTAACTCGGTAGAAGGTGCAACCTATACCGGCACACAAAAATTTTACGGCATGGAGCCGGCAGAATTTTCGAAGGTATTAAAAGGTAATGGCTTAATAATGCCAAGCGGGCACTATATGTTAGGCGAAGGTATGGCCAATGCCAAAGGTACTATAACTAACGACTGGGAAAGAGCGGTTAACGATGCTGCCAATGTTGGTTTAAAATACATGGTTTGCGCCTATTTATTAGATAGCGAGCGCGGAACCTTAAGCCATTACCAGGAAACTGCTGAGAAATTAAACAAAGCCGGCGAAATTTGCGCGAGCGCAGGTATACAGCTTTGCTACCATAACCACGATTTTGAATTTGCTACCCAGGACGGACAGTACCCATACGAGATATTGTTAAACAATACCGACTCGAACCTGGTAAAAATGGAAATGGATATCTATTGGATATACCGTGCCAAACAAGATCCGTTAGCGTTGTTCCAGAAATATCCGGGCCGTTTCCCGTTATGGCACGTAAAGGACATGGATAACACCCCTAAGCAAATGTTTACCGAAGTAGGTAACGGCGTTATTCCGTTTAAAAATATATTTAAACATGCTAACGAAGCAGGTTTAGAGTATTTCTTTAACGAGCAGGATATTTGCCCAGGCGATCCGTTTGATAGCATTACAAAAAGCTATAGCTACATTAAATCAAACCTGGCATAA
- a CDS encoding DEAD/DEAH box helicase: MGYTQATPIQEMTIPVIMNGDDLIACAQTGTGKTASYLLPVLNYISNTHNHHTTALVLAPTRELAQQIDQQVEGLAYFTGVSSQAVFGGGDGMAYEQQRRGIQNNVNIIIATPGRLIAHLTSGVLKLDKITHLVLDEADRMLDMGFQDDIMRIIGYLPKKRQTLLFSATMPGRIRTLAKAILTNPQQINIAISQPAAGIDQQIYRLHDGQKTPLLKMLLKDGGYLSSIIFASRKEIVKSLYKELKHAHIEVAAFHSDLAQSEREEILLRFKNKKLPVIIGTDALSRGIDVEGIDLVVNYDVPGDPEDYVHRIGRTARAATTGTAITFVNDRDLKRLKSIEQLIDKPITQKELPEVLAGIEHVREERPAGGGARRDQRRGPKRFGNNKPSRPASN; encoded by the coding sequence ATGGGTTACACCCAGGCAACCCCCATACAAGAGATGACCATACCGGTTATAATGAATGGCGACGACCTTATAGCCTGCGCGCAAACAGGAACAGGCAAAACAGCATCATACCTATTGCCGGTATTAAACTATATTAGCAATACACACAACCACCATACCACCGCGCTGGTGCTTGCCCCCACGCGAGAGCTTGCCCAGCAGATAGACCAGCAGGTAGAGGGGCTGGCCTATTTTACCGGCGTTAGTTCGCAGGCGGTATTTGGCGGGGGCGATGGCATGGCTTACGAGCAGCAGCGCCGCGGTATACAAAACAATGTAAATATTATTATAGCCACTCCGGGCAGATTAATAGCCCACCTAACGTCGGGTGTATTAAAGCTTGATAAAATAACCCACCTGGTATTGGACGAGGCCGACCGTATGCTGGATATGGGTTTCCAGGACGATATTATGCGCATAATAGGCTATCTGCCTAAAAAGCGCCAGACACTATTATTTTCGGCAACTATGCCGGGCCGCATACGCACACTGGCAAAGGCTATATTAACAAACCCGCAGCAAATAAACATTGCTATATCGCAGCCTGCTGCCGGTATAGACCAACAGATATACCGCCTGCACGACGGACAAAAAACACCTTTGCTAAAAATGCTTTTAAAAGATGGAGGGTATTTAAGCTCTATTATTTTTGCATCGCGTAAAGAGATCGTAAAATCGCTTTATAAAGAACTGAAACATGCCCATATTGAAGTGGCAGCTTTCCATTCCGACCTGGCACAATCAGAAAGAGAAGAGATATTACTGCGCTTTAAAAACAAAAAGCTACCGGTTATTATTGGTACCGACGCGCTTTCGCGTGGTATTGATGTAGAAGGGATTGACCTGGTGGTAAACTATGATGTCCCCGGCGACCCAGAAGATTATGTACACCGTATTGGCCGTACCGCGCGCGCCGCTACAACAGGTACTGCAATAACCTTTGTAAACGACCGCGACCTAAAAAGGCTTAAAAGCATTGAGCAATTAATAGATAAACCCATAACGCAAAAAGAGCTGCCCGAAGTACTGGCAGGCATTGAGCACGTGCGCGAAGAACGGCCGGCAGGCGGCGGTGCCCGCCGCGATCAACGCCGTGGGCCTAAGCGTTTTGGCAATAATAAACCATCGCGCCCGGCATCTAATTAA
- a CDS encoding DUF1080 domain-containing protein produces the protein MKKLLLSAIAVAALSYSSSAQKLFDGKTTTGWHAYLGKDAGPWKVVDGALQLDPAAPGQADLVTDGEYENYELSLEWKIAEGGNSGIIFGVHEDPALGATYLSGIEMQVLDNEKAEDNKKDNHLAGSLYDMKAAPATAAKPAGQWNKAKIRKDKGHLTFWLNGTEVINVQMGSPEWQQLLDNSKFKTWKDFAKYPKGHIALQSHGAVVAYKNITLKQL, from the coding sequence ATGAAAAAATTACTGTTAAGCGCAATTGCTGTAGCGGCACTTTCGTATTCATCATCGGCACAAAAACTATTCGACGGTAAAACCACTACCGGCTGGCATGCCTATTTAGGTAAAGATGCAGGCCCGTGGAAGGTAGTTGACGGTGCCTTACAATTAGACCCTGCTGCACCGGGACAGGCCGACCTGGTAACCGATGGCGAGTATGAAAACTATGAATTAAGCCTGGAGTGGAAAATAGCCGAAGGCGGCAACAGCGGTATTATTTTTGGCGTGCACGAAGACCCGGCTTTAGGCGCAACCTATTTAAGCGGTATAGAAATGCAGGTGCTTGATAACGAAAAAGCCGAAGACAATAAAAAAGACAATCACCTTGCTGGTTCGTTATATGATATGAAAGCTGCACCGGCTACTGCCGCTAAACCAGCCGGCCAATGGAACAAGGCAAAAATACGTAAAGACAAAGGGCACCTTACTTTTTGGCTAAACGGCACCGAAGTTATAAATGTGCAAATGGGCAGCCCGGAATGGCAGCAATTGCTGGACAATAGCAAATTTAAAACCTGGAAAGATTTTGCTAAATACCCTAAAGGGCATATCGCATTGCAATCGCACGGTGCAGTGGTGGCCTACAAAAACATCACGTTAAAACAACTGTAG
- a CDS encoding GMC family oxidoreductase, producing the protein MDDLQIKKSGTAYDVVIVGSGAGGGMAGYVLANAGIKVLMLEAGPFFDPAKDSQQLKWPWESPRRGAGVTRPFGDFDAAFGGWELEGEPYTTKDKTEFYWFRSRMLGGRTNHWGRISLRMGPLDFQAKDGLTDDWPITYEDVKPYYDKVDRLIGIYGTVENIENEPDGIYLPPPKPRLNELFIKQGAQKAGVTVIPGRGSVLTEALPGNKDRGACFFCGQCGRSCKVYGDFSASSCLVIPAMKTGNLKVITNAMVREIITDKNGLATGVSYVNKEDLQEYQVNAKTVVLGASAGESARILLNSKSAAHPGGLANSSGVVGKYLHDSTGSGAGGFLPQLMDRKRYNEDGVGSVHIYSPWWLDNKKLNFPRGYHIEYGGGLHMPSYGFGSGIENMNGVVPGRDGKMKDGGGYGAGLKEDYRRFYGTQVGMAGRGTAIARADNYCEIDPNGVVDKYGIPVLRFHYKWSNDEINQAKHMQETFAEILHNMGAIYGKMQGPETNYGLEAPGKIIHEVGTIRMGDDPKKSALNKWCQAHDCKNLFVVDAAPFVQQGDKNATWTILALSMRTAEYILQQRKKLNV; encoded by the coding sequence ATGGACGATTTGCAGATAAAAAAATCAGGCACCGCCTATGATGTGGTGATAGTTGGCTCGGGTGCAGGCGGCGGTATGGCCGGCTATGTATTAGCCAATGCTGGTATTAAAGTATTAATGCTGGAGGCGGGGCCTTTCTTTGACCCGGCTAAAGATTCACAGCAATTAAAATGGCCGTGGGAATCGCCACGCAGGGGTGCTGGTGTAACCCGCCCCTTTGGTGATTTTGATGCCGCCTTTGGCGGGTGGGAGTTGGAAGGCGAACCTTATACCACCAAAGACAAAACCGAATTTTACTGGTTCCGTTCGCGTATGCTGGGTGGACGTACCAACCACTGGGGGCGTATATCCCTGCGGATGGGCCCGTTAGATTTTCAGGCTAAAGATGGCCTTACTGATGACTGGCCAATTACCTATGAAGACGTTAAACCTTACTATGATAAAGTTGACCGCCTGATAGGTATATATGGCACGGTTGAAAATATAGAGAACGAACCCGATGGTATTTATTTACCACCGCCCAAACCCCGATTAAACGAATTATTTATTAAACAGGGCGCGCAAAAAGCAGGTGTTACCGTTATACCAGGCCGTGGTTCGGTTTTAACCGAGGCCTTGCCGGGCAATAAAGACAGGGGTGCTTGTTTCTTTTGCGGGCAATGTGGCCGTAGCTGTAAAGTTTATGGCGATTTCTCGGCATCATCATGCCTGGTTATACCAGCCATGAAAACAGGCAACTTAAAAGTAATAACCAATGCCATGGTACGCGAGATAATCACCGATAAAAATGGCTTAGCTACCGGCGTATCTTACGTTAATAAAGAAGACCTGCAAGAGTACCAGGTAAATGCCAAAACAGTAGTGCTGGGCGCCAGCGCAGGCGAGTCGGCACGTATACTGTTAAACTCTAAATCGGCAGCGCACCCGGGTGGGCTGGCCAATAGCAGCGGTGTAGTAGGCAAGTACTTGCACGATTCTACCGGGTCGGGCGCAGGCGGTTTCCTTCCGCAATTGATGGACCGCAAGCGTTATAACGAAGACGGTGTGGGCAGTGTTCACATTTACTCGCCGTGGTGGTTGGATAACAAAAAACTAAATTTCCCGCGTGGTTACCACATCGAGTATGGCGGTGGTTTACACATGCCATCGTATGGTTTTGGTAGCGGAATAGAAAACATGAACGGTGTTGTACCGGGCCGCGATGGTAAAATGAAAGACGGTGGTGGCTATGGCGCAGGTTTAAAAGAAGATTATCGCCGCTTTTATGGCACACAGGTAGGCATGGCCGGCCGTGGTACCGCCATAGCACGCGCGGATAACTATTGCGAAATTGACCCTAACGGTGTAGTAGATAAATACGGTATACCGGTATTGCGTTTCCACTATAAATGGAGCAATGATGAAATAAACCAGGCCAAGCACATGCAGGAAACTTTTGCCGAAATATTACACAATATGGGTGCTATTTATGGCAAAATGCAAGGCCCCGAAACCAATTATGGCTTAGAGGCGCCGGGCAAGATCATCCACGAGGTGGGTACTATACGCATGGGCGACGATCCTAAAAAGTCGGCTTTAAACAAATGGTGCCAGGCGCACGATTGCAAAAACCTTTTTGTGGTTGATGCCGCCCCGTTTGTACAGCAAGGCGATAAAAACGCCACATGGACCATCCTGGCCTTATCTATGCGTACCGCAGAATATATATTACAACAACGTAAAAAACTTAATGTATAA